In Chlorobiota bacterium, the sequence TCACCTTCATGATTCGCCCGGGCGACCGGGTTGGATTGGTTGGGGCCAACGGAGCGGGGAAATCTACCCTGATGAAAATTTTAATGCGGCTGCAAGCGCCGGAATCGGGCCAGGTGCAAACCAGCCGCCATGCCGTTGTTGCCCACCTGCCGCAAGAAGGTGTGGTCCTAAGCGATTCCAGCGTCCGCGATGAGGTGATGAAGGCGTTCAGCGAGGCGAAGGAGCTGGAGCAGGAGATCATGGAGACCACCGAAGAAGTTGCCCGCCGCGCCGACGAAGCCGGCACCCCGGAATATCAATCCTTGCTTGACGACCTGGGCGAACTTCAGCACCGGTTCGAGGCGATGAACGGCTTTGCGCTGGAGGGTGAGGTGGAGAAAATTTTGATGGGGCTGGGGTTCGAGGTGAAAGATTTCGACCGCCCCTGCACCACGTTCAGCGGCGGGTGGCAGATGCGGATTGAGCTTGCAAAACTTCTGCTGCGCCAGCCCGATTTGCTGATGCTGGACGAACCAACCAACCACTTGGATATCGAGTCGCTGACGTGGCTGGAAAATTTCTTGCAGAATTACCAGGGCGCAATCCTTCTTATCTCCCACGACCGCGCATTCCTGGATGCCATCACCAACCGAACGTTCGAGCTTTCGATGCGGCGGCTTACGGTGTACGCCGGCAACTACAGCCGCTACCGTACCGAACGGGATGCCCGCCGCGAACAGCAGCAAGCCGCCTACGAGAATCAGAAGAAGATGATTGAGGAGACGGAGGAGTTCATCGAGCGGTTCCGGTACAAGGCCTCCAAAGCGGCGCAAGTCCAGTCGCGGGTGAAGGCATTGGAGAAATTGGAGAGGATTGAGCCCCCCGAAAGCGACGAAGAGTCGGTTCACTTCCGATTCCCCCCCGCCCCACGCAGCGGGCGTGTGGTGGTTGAGCTTCAAGGATTGGGGAAATGGTACGGCGATAACCACGTTCTGGACAACGTGGATTTCGCGATTGAGCGGGGGGAAAAAATTGCATTCCTGGGGCGCAACGGCGAAGGGAAATCCACCATGAGCCGGATTGTTGCCGGGATTGAATCGTACCAACAAGGGGAACGCCTGCTGGGGCACAACGTCAGCATTGGCTACTTTGCCCAGCACCAGGCCGAGGACCTGGACCCGCGCAAAACCGTGCTGCAAACCCTGGACGAGGTTGCCACCGGCGACATCCGCCTGAAGCTGCGGACACTGCTTGGGGCGTTCCTGTTCCACGGCGATGATGTCTTCAAGTACGTTGGCGTGCTTTCCGGCGGCGAGAAGTCACGGCTGGCGTTGGCGAAGCTGTTGCTGGAACCGGTGAACCTGCTGGTGTTCGACGAGCCAACGAACCACTTGGATATGGCCAGCAAAAAAGTGCTGAAGGAAGCCTTGATAAACTTCGATGGCTCCATCATCCTGGTCTCGCACGATCGCGACTTCCTGAACGGGATTGTGGGGAAATGCGTGGAGTTCCGCCAGCGAAAAACAAAGGAGATGCTGGGGGGAATCGAGGACTACTTGCGGCGGCGGCAAACCGGAAGCATTGACGATGTGTTCCGCAAAAGCACCGCAAAGCAACCGGAGCCAACAAAGGGAACGGCAGCAGCAACACCGGCCCCAGTTGGCGACCGCAAGGAGCAAAAACGGCTGGAAGCCGAGGCACGGAACCGCCGGTACGCGGCCACCAAAGATTTGAAAAAGAAGATCGAGAAAACGGAGCTGGACATTGCCAGCACCGAGCAGGAAAAAACCCGTTGCGAGGACCAGTTGGTATCGCCCGAAATCTACGGCGACCCCACCAAGCTGCGGGACCTGCAGGCCCGGCTTGCCGAAGCAAACCGGAAACTTAGCGACCTGTACGCCACGTGGGAACGCACCGCCAGCGAACTTGAAAAAGTGGAAAGTGAGCTTGGGTAGAGTTTGCCCCCGGGGGATGACGAGATTAGCAACCGCAGAACCGAACCAACACCATGCCCGACATCAGAATAGAACGCCACCACACGCTTGGCAAGGAGTCCGCCAAACGCTCGGTGGATGGCATTGCGCGCCAGATGAAAGCACGCCTGAACGCCAACTGCGACTGGTACGGCGATGAGATGGTGATCCGAAGCTCCGGCGCAGATGGCCGCATCAAAGTTTCGGAGAACCTGATTGTGATCGAAGTCAACCTGGGCCTGCTCCTTTCCCCGATGAAAAGCACCATCGAGCGGGAGATCAGCCGGCAGCTGGACACAAGAGTGGGAACCGGAAAGGGAGGGATGTAGCCTGGCAAGAACCTACTATGCCGCCACCGCAGTCGCCCCCTCCCCGCCTCCCTCAATGCTGGGGGAGGAGCTGGCAGAGGATGACCCGAACAACGGAAAACAACGAATCTTTCTAGAAACCATTTCCCCCCAGCATTGGAGGGACGCGTAGCCCGTCAGGGCGAAGCAGGGGGGCGCGTCAGGATCAGAGCAAGTCCCCACTCAACCTCCGCAGCTGACGGAGCGAGGGGAAGAAATATCCAAAACGAATCAGAAAAAAAATCGGGCACTCCCTCTCCAGCATCTGGCCGAAGGAGTGCCCGCGGTTATTTCTGCGATGTGGCGGTCGCGGATTGGCGTTCCGCTTCCGTTAGTTCATTGCCGGCAAGATTTTATCGCCGACGGTGGTGACTTGGGTTAAGGCTTCGGGATACTTCGGGCGGATCTTCTTGGCCATGTTCACCTGGTCGTGCATCAAGGTTTTGCAGTCAACCACTTTGGCTTCAAGGTTGGCGGTTTCATACTTCACGAAGTAGGTTCCCCACACCACTTTTCTTGCGCCAAGTGCCTGGGCCACCGCCCAGACGTCGGTCTCATAGCTGGGGCTTTTTACGTCCACGTTGTTGGCAAGCATTTGGTCACGGACATCATCCATCGAGACCAGCGTGAACTTGGTTCCCGACTCGGGCTTGGTTGAAAGGTAGTGGTGGAGCGAGTCAGAAAATGGCCAGGAGAGGTCGTCGTAGATCACCTCGCCCGATAAATTTTTGAAGGGGAAAATTGCGATTACCGTTGGCTCGGTTGTTTGTGCAAGCGTTGCCGTGCTGGTCAGAAGCAGCGCGGCCAGTGCAAGAAGCAGTGTCTTCATGGTCTTATTCGTTGTTGCTTAGTTTTGGAGAGGCTGAGAAGCGTTTGCGCAGGCATCGGTTGGCTGGGAACCTGCGCAGATAGGAACGTTTAACGCTGCGCAAAAATGCATCGGTGTCGCAGAATTGGCAAGCGTCGCGCCCGCGGAACAACCGCCCGGCGGAAGCGTCGCAACGGCGTGCAGGGGGGGTAATGGTAAAATTTCTGGGGCATGAACACGAGTTACCGAAAGAAAATCGTCATTCCCCCCGCTTCCACCCTTGCCCGAAAGGGACGGATGCCGTAATATCGCCCAACGTTGAAGCAATTGAACCAGCAGCCATGACCACGTTCGCAGCTTGCATGGCGGTTCAATCGCGGTGGATTTCCCTTAACGCAGGCCGACGCAGTGATTCGTAAAGGAGCTTCATACCGCCCATTTCACATTGATCCAACCGAGGATCGGCCCGAGCTTCCCGGCAAACGGGGAGCCAGCGACCGCCCGACCTTCGGCTCGATCATCTGGTATTCCATGCTCCGGCTGGTTATCACCATCGGCGCGGCGGTGCTGCTGTACGACCACGTGGATTACAGCGAATGGTGGTGGATCACCATCGCCTCCATTTATGGCTTCGTGATCTTCCCGGCCCAGGTCCAATACAACCACTTCCGCCAGTCCAGCCGCCAGATCATCGAAGAAACGCTCTGCTCCAGCTGCCGATTCTTCAATCCCGACGGCTTGCATTGCACCAAACTTGACGAACACGTCAACGAACGCTACCTCCCCTGCGAGGGGGAAGGCTGGGAACCGAAGTCGTTCGAGGAAGAGTAATCCTTCCTGACGGCCCGGCATTTCCGCCAAGTTGCTGGCGTGCCGATTCTTGTATTGTCACCCGTTACCATTCAACCCTCCTACTCCCTTCCCTTGCCGATGATGGTTCGCGCTTGCCCAATTTCCTTTCTACTTTTGGCACTCTGGATGCTGGCGATTGGAATGCACGGGGCCAATAGCGCGTTTGCCGAAGCCCACCACGGGATACTCCCCCATCGCATCATTTCCAACAGCAACGAACCGGACGCTGCCAACGCTTCCATGCTGGCCGGGCTTGGGGGAATCGCGCCCGCGCCACCGGTTCAAGAACGACGCTCGGGCGGGACCACCACGGCCCAGAAACCAACAAAACGGAAAAAAGGGGCGACTGGGAAAGCACAGACACGGAAGAAATCCGTGAAGGGAAAAGGAGGAACGGGGAAACGGAAAAACTACGGGCCAAAACGGAAACGCCGCTCCGCCGCAGCAGCAACCCCAGCCGCGCCGAAACTCCGCTCCGTGGCTGCCGACTCCATCGTGGTTGAGCAGCTTGCCGATGGGGTCACCTACCAATGGATGCGGACCTCCGGCGGCCACATTGCCCACGTTGTGAAAGCCGCGCTGAGCGCAAACGCACGGCTGCGAACAATCAAAGCCCACGAGCGGTTCGACGGCCTGCAAAAAGCGGCGGACATTTTTGAAATGGCCGACAGCTTGCTGGAGGATACCGTGATTGCCGCCACCAACGCCAGCTTCTGGAAAGCCACCTACAACTCCCCCATCGGCCCCACCATCACCAATGGTGAAGTGATCGAGACGCTGGGCTACAAGGCGTGGTCCTCGTTGCTGATCTACGAGGATGGGACGATTGGATTTGACCGCGTTCGGCTAACCGGCCAGCTTCTGTGGAAGTATCGCCAATCCCCCATTGCTGCGGTGAACGCACGCGGCGGGGAAGATGGGCTGATCCTGTACAACCGCTACTACGGCGACTCCATCCCGCGAGGAAGCCGCCGAACCGACAGCGCGATTATTGCCGAAGTGCTGGCCAACCAAGTGGCCCCCGAAAGTGGCGATGAGACCGAGATTCCGCTGATTGACACCGCCGGAATCGTTGCCGCGTGGCGCGCAGCAAAATTGCGCGAGGACCGCGAGCATCCAATGCTGAAAATCGCCCTAGAGCCGCTGAAACCGCGACGCAAGCGGGACCCGCTCCCCTCCCCCTCCGTTGGCGACACCATGCGGTTGCACGTTGTGGCGGTGGACACCGGGTCGGTGGAAATTCCCGAGAACGGATTTGTGGTGTCGCTGGGGCTGGCGGCGGAGTATTTTACGGCAATCCAAGAAGGGGACACGGTGAAATTGATCTTTCAGATTTCGCCAACGCCGCAAAAAAACGTGCGGGACCTTCTTACCGGAACCCCTCGGCTTGTTCGCGATGGCGTGGCGGACCCGGAATATGAAACGGAGGGATCGAAGGCTGTGCGGTTTGTCCAGGGGTCGCTTGCACGCACCGCCGTGGGGGCAACCCGCGGTGGAGATACGCTGATCCTTGTGGCCATTAACAGCGGAAGCAAGGAGGCCGGAACCGTGGGGATGAACCTCTCGGAGCTTGCGCGATTCATGGTGGAGCAAGGGGCCTACCAAGCCATGAACTTCGACGGCGGTGGGTCCACCTCGATGGTGATTGATGGCGAGACCGTCAGCCGCCAGGGGAGCAAGCCCTCGTCGCGAAGGGTCAGCAACGCACTGGTGATCGTAAAAACAAAATCGCCACAAGCCACCAAGAAAAAAGGGCGGGCATTGCAGCCAACGGGTGAGTAAGCTCACCCGGATAGCAATCCCCACCCTTCCACTAATCGCACCCCATCAGCGCGATGGGATGCCGTCAATAAATTCCTTCCAGACCTTGAACACCTCCCACGTTGCGCGGACATCCCTCATGCAATATTCCGCGATTGTTTGATGCTTCCCTTCGGTGAATAAGCGGGCAACGTCGTTTCCGGTAATCCCTTCTTCTTTTGGGGAAGTGATGCCGAACGCCTTGCAGTAAAAATCGAAGTTCCACCGCTTGGTTGGCCCTGCCCTCTCGAACTCCTTGAACGCTAACTCTGCTTGCAGATCAATATGCCCCTCAAAGTTCCAGCGCGTTCCGGCCATTAAATTTCGGCTGGGCCGGACGCGCAGCACCGCCGAACGAAGCATCAGGAACGGGCAATCGAAACTGCGCCCGTTGAAGGTGACAAGCACCACCCGTTCGGAAGCCCGCTCGAAACGATGCCACCACGCTTCCAGCAACTCTGCCTCCGGCATACAACGCCAGATGGAACCATCGGGAAGATGATCGTTTTCGGGAGGGGTGGCACTGTTGGAGAAGATCATGGTTTTCGGCTCGGTGGCCGAAAGGTCCTCGGCATAGAGCATCCCGATTGCCGCCACTTGCGCCGTGAACGGGTTCAAACTCATCTGGCGTTTCCGCTCGGCTTCCTGCTCCTGGTTTCCATCGGTGCCGCGCAAGATCAGCTCCTGCTGGGAATCCGCCAGCGAATCGAACGGCAGGGCCGCCGTCTCGATATCAAACACTAAATATGGCATTGGGCGTTGTTGATTGTTGGTTGTTGGCTGATTGATTGAGAAAGAAAGAGAGGGAAACTTTGCTACCCACCAATCCCCGCCCCCCCCACCTTCTCCACCAAGGCATCGGCCACGACGGCGGGGACAAATTCGCGAACGGTTGGAGATCCGTAGCGGGCAAGCTCGCGGATAATCGAGGAGTTCAAGTAGGTGTACCGCTCGTGTGGCATCAGGAAGATGGTGTTGATTTCCGGGGTCATTTTTCGGTTCATCAGGGCCATTTGCAGCTCGTACTCAAAATCACTGACGGCACGCAGCCCGCGGACAATGGCAATCGCCCCTTGCTGCTGGGCGAACTCCACAATCAGCCCGCTGCACCGCATCACCCGCACGTTCGGGAACCGTGATAGCGATTGCTCGGCAAGGGCAAACCGCTCCTGCTCGGTGAACAACGTTTTTTTGGCACTGTTCACCGCCAGGGCAACCACCACTACGTCGAACATCTGCGCCGCACGCTCGATGATGTCAATATGCCCGTTGGTAATGGGGTCAAAGGTTCCGGGATAGACCGCGGTTCGTTCCATGCGTGGTTTGTTTCCTTCAAGACTTCTTTCAATGATCTTCTTTTTTCCGATAGATGGAGATTCCGGTGTCGCCAAAATGGCGCGTGGTTTCCAGCAAGGCAACGTCGGTGCTGCGGCCTTGCATGAACCCGGAATGCTCCAGCACCAGCAGCCCGCCATCCCGAATCCGCCCAAGCGCGAACAGGTCGTGGACAAGGCGGTCGAAGATGGTGGCTGCGTACGGAGGGTCCGCAAACACCAGGTCGTACTCCTGCTCGGTCCCCACGATATGGCGAAGCGCGTCGCGTTGCAGAACCGTTCCGCACTCGCGCAATCCAAGCTCGATAAGGTTTTGCTGGATTGTGTTGGCGGCCCGCCCGTTCATCTCCACAAAATGGCAATGGGCCGCGCCACGGCTTAACGCCTCGATTCCCAGCGCGCCGGTTCCGGCAAACAGGTCCAGCACCATCATCCCGCCGAAGGTGATGCGTGAGTTCAGGATGTTGAAGATTGACTCCCGCACGCGGTCGGTAGTTGGGCGCAGGCCTGGGCTATCAATGCTTCGCAGCTGGCGGCCACGAAGTGTTCCGGCGATAATCCTCATCGGCTTATTGTGCTTTTAGGAACGGGCGCATCTTCTCGTATTTCTTTGGGCCAATGCCTTTCACGTTCATGATGTCGGCTGGGGAAGTGAACTTCCGCGCACCCCGGTAGGCGATAATTGCCTCGGCAGTTTTTTCCCCCACCCCCGGAAGCCGCATCAGTTCGGGCTTGGAGGCGGTGTTGATATTGATCGGGCCGGACGGAGGCTGCTTCTTTCCGTTGGAGCGTTTGGAAGCGGCTTTGGCAGCGGAATCGGCGGCAAGGTCATCATCGCTTAGCGGCTCCCATTGGGCAAGGCTGTCGCCGGTTGCGCTGTCGTGGGCAAGGGCTTGGCGAAGCTGGCCGGCGCGGTAGGTTGCTTGGATGGAGTCGTGCCGCTGGATCAGCGCGGCAATGTCGTGCCGCGTACGCACGGGGTCCCGCCCGTCGAAGAATGTGGAATAGACCCACCCGGCCAACGCACCACCAGCAACCACCAAAGCAACAGTAACATCCGTTTGGGTTAATGATAACCATGAGGCGATACGAGAACGGAAGCCCACAGGAACAACCTCCTTCCCCCGGCAATATCACGGGGTTCCGAATGAATGATGATACGTGCACAGAACGGCGGCAAAATAGAACTTGCAGTGTTGGGAACAATAGGAATCGCAAGATTTCAAGCGAAAGAAGTGCCAGCGGGTGTGCGTGGTGCGGGCGCAGTTTTGAAAAATGTAACCGCACGCAAAACGCCGTTGGTTGGGGTTTCCGATGCGCTATATTTGCACCCCTTCAACGCCCGTGTAGCTCAACTGGCAGAGCATCTGATTTGTAATCAGAAGGTTGCAGGTTCGATTCCCGTCGCGGGCTCGGCAGAAACAGAAAAGGGGATATCACACTTGTGGTATCCCCTTTGTTTTTTTCGCAAACGGCCTTGCGGCCTGGTGAAAAAGAAACGCCCGACCTCATCTTGCAGAGTCCGGGCGTTCGTTCTTTTTGCTGGCTGTTGCCAGGCCAACAATTACTTATTGGTGTTTGGCTTCAGGGCACCCTCAACTTCTTTCTTGGCGTCCTTCATCGCGCCTTCAACCTTCTTGGCAGCGTCGTTCACTGCGCCTTCGACTTTGGCAGCGGCAGCGTCAACTTTCTTCCCTGCTTCCTCCATCATTCCCCCTTCTT encodes:
- a CDS encoding ribonuclease H-like domain-containing protein; this encodes MPYLVFDIETAALPFDSLADSQQELILRGTDGNQEQEAERKRQMSLNPFTAQVAAIGMLYAEDLSATEPKTMIFSNSATPPENDHLPDGSIWRCMPEAELLEAWWHRFERASERVVLVTFNGRSFDCPFLMLRSAVLRVRPSRNLMAGTRWNFEGHIDLQAELAFKEFERAGPTKRWNFDFYCKAFGITSPKEEGITGNDVARLFTEGKHQTIAEYCMRDVRATWEVFKVWKEFIDGIPSR
- a CDS encoding ABC-F family ATP-binding cassette domain-containing protein; translated protein: MIATNVVSVQFGGEYLFRDVTFMIRPGDRVGLVGANGAGKSTLMKILMRLQAPESGQVQTSRHAVVAHLPQEGVVLSDSSVRDEVMKAFSEAKELEQEIMETTEEVARRADEAGTPEYQSLLDDLGELQHRFEAMNGFALEGEVEKILMGLGFEVKDFDRPCTTFSGGWQMRIELAKLLLRQPDLLMLDEPTNHLDIESLTWLENFLQNYQGAILLISHDRAFLDAITNRTFELSMRRLTVYAGNYSRYRTERDARREQQQAAYENQKKMIEETEEFIERFRYKASKAAQVQSRVKALEKLERIEPPESDEESVHFRFPPAPRSGRVVVELQGLGKWYGDNHVLDNVDFAIERGEKIAFLGRNGEGKSTMSRIVAGIESYQQGERLLGHNVSIGYFAQHQAEDLDPRKTVLQTLDEVATGDIRLKLRTLLGAFLFHGDDVFKYVGVLSGGEKSRLALAKLLLEPVNLLVFDEPTNHLDMASKKVLKEALINFDGSIILVSHDRDFLNGIVGKCVEFRQRKTKEMLGGIEDYLRRRQTGSIDDVFRKSTAKQPEPTKGTAAATPAPVGDRKEQKRLEAEARNRRYAATKDLKKKIEKTELDIASTEQEKTRCEDQLVSPEIYGDPTKLRDLQARLAEANRKLSDLYATWERTASELEKVESELG
- the rsmD gene encoding 16S rRNA (guanine(966)-N(2))-methyltransferase RsmD encodes the protein MRIIAGTLRGRQLRSIDSPGLRPTTDRVRESIFNILNSRITFGGMMVLDLFAGTGALGIEALSRGAAHCHFVEMNGRAANTIQQNLIELGLRECGTVLQRDALRHIVGTEQEYDLVFADPPYAATIFDRLVHDLFALGRIRDGGLLVLEHSGFMQGRSTDVALLETTRHFGDTGISIYRKKEDH
- a CDS encoding polyhydroxyalkanoic acid system family protein, with the protein product MPDIRIERHHTLGKESAKRSVDGIARQMKARLNANCDWYGDEMVIRSSGADGRIKVSENLIVIEVNLGLLLSPMKSTIEREISRQLDTRVGTGKGGM
- a CDS encoding phosphodiester glycosidase family protein: MALWMLAIGMHGANSAFAEAHHGILPHRIISNSNEPDAANASMLAGLGGIAPAPPVQERRSGGTTTAQKPTKRKKGATGKAQTRKKSVKGKGGTGKRKNYGPKRKRRSAAAATPAAPKLRSVAADSIVVEQLADGVTYQWMRTSGGHIAHVVKAALSANARLRTIKAHERFDGLQKAADIFEMADSLLEDTVIAATNASFWKATYNSPIGPTITNGEVIETLGYKAWSSLLIYEDGTIGFDRVRLTGQLLWKYRQSPIAAVNARGGEDGLILYNRYYGDSIPRGSRRTDSAIIAEVLANQVAPESGDETEIPLIDTAGIVAAWRAAKLREDREHPMLKIALEPLKPRRKRDPLPSPSVGDTMRLHVVAVDTGSVEIPENGFVVSLGLAAEYFTAIQEGDTVKLIFQISPTPQKNVRDLLTGTPRLVRDGVADPEYETEGSKAVRFVQGSLARTAVGATRGGDTLILVAINSGSKEAGTVGMNLSELARFMVEQGAYQAMNFDGGGSTSMVIDGETVSRQGSKPSSRRVSNALVIVKTKSPQATKKKGRALQPTGE
- a CDS encoding helix-hairpin-helix domain-containing protein, which gives rise to MRLPGVGEKTAEAIIAYRGARKFTSPADIMNVKGIGPKKYEKMRPFLKAQ
- the coaD gene encoding pantetheine-phosphate adenylyltransferase, which gives rise to MERTAVYPGTFDPITNGHIDIIERAAQMFDVVVVALAVNSAKKTLFTEQERFALAEQSLSRFPNVRVMRCSGLIVEFAQQQGAIAIVRGLRAVSDFEYELQMALMNRKMTPEINTIFLMPHERYTYLNSSIIRELARYGSPTVREFVPAVVADALVEKVGGAGIGG